A genomic window from Camelus ferus isolate YT-003-E chromosome X, BCGSAC_Cfer_1.0, whole genome shotgun sequence includes:
- the LOC102518882 gene encoding vigilin-like, giving the protein MNPKENVTECQSKYLQKDNNVTALNSEEDLHTPIYKDQFTQQLEKTNWLENAQEPAASSSNNSQSVMTSVITQAFYMPLEEKQYVNQFKEGRQANFHLDIMQRTGAKLEITFVKNQGLFIIVSGKPETVMKAQKEICARFKKQVLTIVSVPKEHLCFILDKTGEKLPDQKQKAATDIQTLCTVNHSTQTNVAGTKEVMKKAPHEVLLMSVEQDKCAMERLDVGKAFHPFTAGPYNKTSDKSLQEMGADIHISPSSANQTQISFPGKKQQPDQIQDCVKKISENTKEKTTSTDVEIRMQHSCTIGPNSNSVQEILERTGISIEILPSESTSDSVTYHHKPESLRKAFTEAHSKTKAYTLSSISVPSWLHRFVIGKKGCNISTITQNMPEVRINFTGEDKITIDGPIEDVSYAQEQIEVIVKDLINRMDYAEINVDCKFHKHLIGKKGAIINRIRERNRVSVLISPENEKNNVIRIEGESQGVQQAKRELLELASHLEKEQKDLIIEQRFHQAIIGQKGVQIRDIHKKFPEVVINFPDPAQKSDIIHLRGPKHELEKCAQYLENVVTDIEESNYSITVPIFKKLHKNIIGKGGANIKKICAASNTKIVLPAASSNSENIVITGKPANCEMACDLILSIQKDMANISEVEIPIPSNLHKSFIDSKDCLISAIIEECGNIHIYFPKDNSGLQRAIIRGPAQSVEKAKKMLLQLVEEEQAKCYSVVLHVRPEYHKFLMSKNGGDVPRVCEETGARVLFPIPEDMDQELLTILGTEKAVKDTQKKLEDLITNLDNVVEDIIVINPTYHQHFFMQRGEVSREMTEEYGGVIINFSCLGEQSNKVTIKGAKPCVEAAKKHIQEIIEDLDTAVTIECVIPQKFHDFFMGPMCSRVRQISRDYSVQIKFPDREEIPLTNTEPAVLENKEEVGEKSTIGAASISPRKCDTILISGPKKKCEATVEALEALIPITTEVHVPFDLHHDIIGQKGSEVHKIIDDFEVNIQISSPGLESDIISITGLAANVERAKTRLQQRVKNLQAEIEERSLKNFRLNVTVDPKYHPKIIGRKGLVIAQICLEHKVTIHFPRKESNETQDQITILGYKYNAIAAQDTIMKMVHNFEKTITKQISLNSQVCGHIIGLHGKAIHKIMNQFQVDIYFSPRGIQDANITVTGLPNNVKKAIDHILSLEEYYLTVQKHKLKKEHMKKVTLGNSFYEPRKNLEVKDLPCTAYTIQKIPDMNSS; this is encoded by the coding sequence ATGAATCCCAAAGAAAATGTAACTGAGTGCCAAAGTAAGTACCTCCAAAAAGACAATAATGTTACTGCTTTAAACTCAGAAGAGGACCTTCACACTCCCATCTACAAAGATCAGTTCACTCAGCAGCTAGAGAAAACAAATTGGTTGGAAAATGCTCAAGAACCTGCTGCATCCTCGAGCAATAACAGTCAATCTGTCATGACCTCAGTCATCACTCAAGCTTTTTATATGCCTCTGGAAGAGAAACAATATGTGAATCAGTTTAAGGAAGGTAGACAAGCAAATTTCCATCTAGACATCATGCAAAGAACTGGTGCCAAACTAGAAATAACTTTTGTCAAAAACCAAGGCCTCTTCATAATAGTATCTGGTAAGCCAGAAACTGTCATGAAAGCTCAGAAGGAGATTTGTGCACGTTTTAAGAAACAAGTTTTAACTATAGTTTCCGTTCCCAAAGAacatctttgctttattttagacAAGACTGGAGAAAAACTAccagaccaaaaacaaaaagctgcAACTGATATTCAGACCTTATGCACAGTTAACCACAGCACCCAGACCAATGTTGCTGGCACCAAAGAGGTCATGAAAAAGGCTCCACATGAAGTCTTACTTATGTCTGTGGAACAAGACAAGTGTGCTATGGAAAGGTTAGACGTGGGAAAGGCGTTTCATCCTTTCACTGCTGGACCATACAATAAAACTTCTGACAAAAGCCTACAGGAAATGGGGGCAGACATCCACATTTCACCATCTAGTGCCAATCAGACACAAATAAGCTTTCCTGGAAAAAAGCAACAACCAGATCAGATTCAAGATTGTGTCAAGAAGATTTCTGAGAATACTAAAGAGAAAACCACATCCACAGATGTGGAGATAAGAATGCAGCACAGCTGTACAATAGGTCCCAATAGCAATTCAGTTCAGGAAATCCTGGAAAGAACTGGAATTTCCATTGAGATTTTACCTTCAGAGAGCACGTCAGATTCTGTGACGTACCACCATAAGCCTGAAAGTTTAAGGAAGGCATTTACTGAAGCCCACTCGAAGACCAAGGCTTACACTCTTTCCTCCATCTCTGTACCTTCCTGGCTTCACAGATTTGTTATTGGTAAGAAAGGTTGTAATATATCCACAATTACTCAGAACATGCCAGAAGTTCGTATAAATTTTACTGGAGAAGATAAAATTACAATAGACGGGCCAATAGAAGATGTGAGTTATGCTCAAGAACAAATTGAGGTCATAGTCAAAGACTTAATCAACAGGATGGATTATGCAGAGATTAATGTTGACTGTAAGTTTCATAAACACCTGATAGGGAAGAAAGGTGCTATCATAAACCGAATTAGAGAGAGGAATAGAGTTTCTGTGCTAATCTcacctgaaaatgaaaagaataacgTGATCAGAATTGAGGGAGAATCTCAAGGGGTCCAACAGGCCAAGAGAGAACTTCTTGAACTTGCTTCTCATTTAGAAAAGGAGCAAAAGGACTTAATCATTGAGCAAAGATTTCACCAGGCAATCATTGGGCAGAAAGGTGTACAGATACGTGACATCCATAAGAAATTTCCAGAAGTTGTAATTAATTTTCCAGACCCAGCACAAAAAAGTGACATTATCCACCTTAGAGGGCCAAAACATGAATTAGAAAAGTGTGCACAATATTTGGAGAATGTGGTGACAGACATCGAAGAAAGTAACTATTCCATAACTGTTCCTATTTTCAAAAAGCTTCACAAAAATATTATTGGAAAAGGAGGTGCAAACATCAAAAAAATCTGTGCTGCAAGCAACACCAAAATTGTTCTTCCAGCAGCGAGCAGCAACTCAGAAAATATTGTCATCACTGGAAAGCCAGCCAACTGTGAAATGGCTTGTGATTTGATCCTTTCAATTCAGAAAGATATGGCCAATATTTCAGAAGTGGAAATTCCTATTCCTTCCAATCTACACAAATCCTTTATTGACTCTAAAGACTGTTTGATTAGTGCAATTATAGAAGAATGTGGAAATATCCACATCTACTTTCCAAAAGATAACTCAGGACTTCAAAGAGCTATTATTAGGGGACCTGCCCAAAGTGTTGAGAAGGCCAAGAAAATGCTCCTGCAACTAGTAGAAGAAGAACAAGCCAAGTGTTATTCTGTAGTACTCCATGTCAGACCAGAGTATCATAAATTCCTCATGAGTAAAAATGGTGGTGATGTTCCCAGAGTCTGTGAAGAGACTGGAGCACGTGTCCTTTTCCCTATCCCTGAGGACATGGATCAAGAATTGTTAACGATCCTAGGGACAGAGAAGGCGGTCAAAGATACACAAAAGAAACTAGAGGATCTAATTACAAATCTAGATAACGTGGTAGAGGACATCATAGTGATAAATCCCACGTACCACCAGCATTTTTTTATGCAAAGGGGTGAGGTGTCACGGGAAATGACTGAGGAATATGGTGGTGTGATTATTAACTTTTCATGTTTGGGAGAACAAAGTAACAAAGTCACAATCAAAGGAGCAAAGCCTTGTGTGGAAGCAGCCAAGAAACATATTCAGGAGATTATTGAGGACTTGGACACAGCAGTCACAATAGAATGTGTTATTCCCCAGAAGTTCCATGATTTTTTCATGGGACCAATGTGTTCTCGAGTCAGACAAATCAGTAGAGATTATAGTGTTCAAATCAAATTCCCAGATAGAGAGGAGATTCCACTTACTAATACAGAGCCTGCTGTTCTGGAAAATAAGGAAGAAGTTGGGGAAAAGAGCACCATAGGAGCTGCTTCTATTTCCCCAAGAAAATGTGACACCATATTGATCTCAGGCCCAAAGAAGAAgtgtgaagccactgtggaagcCCTTGAGGCTTTAATTCCCATCACTACTGAAGTACATGTGCCCTTTGACTTACACCATGACATCATTGGTCAGAAAGGAAGTGAGGTACACAAGATAATAGATGACTTTGAAGTTAATATCCAGATATCATCACCTGGGTTAGAGTCTGATATCATTTCCATCACTGGCCTTGCTGCAAATGTAGAACGAGCCAAGACTAGATTACAACAACGAGTAAAGAATTTACAAGCTGAAATAGAAGAAcgatcattaaaaaattttagactCAATGTCACAGTAGACCCAAAATACCACCCCAAGATCATTGGCCGAAAGGGGTTAGTTATTGCTCAGATTTGCTTAGAGCATAAAGTTACCATCCATTTTCCAAGAAAAGAGAGCAATGAAACACAAGACCAAATCACAATCTTAGGATATAAATATAACGCCATAGCCGCCCAGGATACAATAATGAAAATGGTGcacaattttgaaaaaacaatCACTAAGCAAATTTCACTAAACAGTCAGGTCTGTGGCCACATTATTGGATTGCATGGAAAAGCCATTCATAAAATCATGAATCAATTCCAGGTCGATATCTACTTCTCTCCTAGAGGAATCCAAGATGCAAACATCACTGTGACTGGACTCCCTAATAATGTCAAAAAAGCAATTGATCATATCCTCAGTCTTGAGGAATATTATCTGACTGTTCAAAAGCATAAGTTAAAGAAGGAGCATATGAAGAAAGTCACTCTAGGCAATTCATTCTATGAGCCACGCAAGAATCTGGAAGTAAAAGATCTTCCCTGTACTGCATATACCATTCAAAAGATCCCAGACATGAATAGCTCTTAA